The following coding sequences lie in one Canis lupus familiaris isolate Mischka breed German Shepherd chromosome 34, alternate assembly UU_Cfam_GSD_1.0, whole genome shotgun sequence genomic window:
- the RPL22L1 gene encoding 60S ribosomal protein L22-like 1 translates to MAPKDKKPKKSTWKFNLDLTHPVEDGIFDSGNFEQFLREKVKVNGKTGNLGNVVHIERFKNKITVVSEKQFSKRYLKYLTKKYLKKNNLRDWLRVVASDKETYELRYFQISQDEDESESED, encoded by the exons ATGGCGCCG AAAGACAAGAAGCCTAAGAAGTCAACCTGGAAGTTTAACTTGGACCTTACCCATCCAGTAGAAGATGGAATTTTTGATTCTGGAAATTTT GAGCAGTTTCTCCGGGAGAAGGTTAAAGTCAATGGAAAAACTGGAAATCTGGGGAATGTTGTTCACATTGAACGCTTCAAGAATAAAATCACAGTAGTTTCTGAGAAACAGTTCTCTAAAAG gtatttgaAATATCTTACCAAGAAATACCTTAAGAAAAACAATCTTCGTGATTGGCTTCGTGTGGTTGCATCTGACAAAGAGACTTACGAACTTCGTTATTTCCAAATTAGTCAAGATGAAGATGAATCTGAGTCTGAAGACTAG